The genome window TTCGGTGGCGGACTTCCGCTGCGCGGGGGTGACCCCGGCGCCGAACAGTGTCGAGAGCTCCTGGGCTGCGACACCGAGATCGTCGGCGTCGGTCGCTTTGACTCGGGCGGCTTCGGAAAGGATGGCGCTGCCGAGCGCGACTGCCGCTTCGTCCCCGATACCGCCGAGGAGGATGTTGGCGTAGTAGAACGGTGACGCGTCCGCTCGAAGTCCGTTGACCTGCGCGGTGATCGACGCGTTGACGGATAGGGCACCGGTGAAGACACGGGTGAGCATGTTGAAGGAATGCGCTCCGATGGACTCGACACCCCAGACGTACTTCATGGCGTTGACGATCGAACGGGCTTGCTGCTGCAGCGTGCCGGTGCGAGGGAACATGTCGATCGCTGGGGTGTTCAGGTCGGTGAGGTCGGCCAGGCCGACGGAGTCCTGAACCTTTGTGGCCAGACGCTGGTAGGTGGCGGCACCCTCACCTTTCGTCTCCAAGGCGATGACGGCGTTGCGCGTGCCGGGGAACCCGTCGATGCCGGACGGGTTCGACCGCTCCATGCAGGACCAGCTCCACAGGTTCCGGAGGGCGACCGACTTTCCTGATCCGGGAACGCCGAAGAAGGCGACGCCCTGCCAGAGGTCTTTCGCAGAGAGGGCAACCCATTTGTCGGCGGACGTGCCGATGCGCGGGCCGATGATGCTGTTCATGGACGCCGGCGCTTCACGGACCATGGTGGACATCTCCCCGGACGCGTTTCCGGAATGCGGTGCGACGAGGCTGACGGGGATCTCCTGACCGACCAGGAAGGCCCGGCGCTGGAACGCGTACCCGCCTCCTTTCGCTTTGGTGATGGATCCGTTCTCGTTCTTCTTCTCCTTCACCGGCTTCGACGGCGGGATGATCAGCGGTCGTGACACGGGAAGGCGGTGGTGGGCAAGACCCGCTCGGAGGCGGTCGTGAGCTCCGTGGATCTTTCCGATGAGGGTCAGCACCCCGAGCGCGGCGGCAAGTCCGCCGGCGGCGAAAGCCGCCACTGGCGCGAGTGCCGGCAGCTGCTGGGTGCCGACGACGTTCATCAGGACCCCGGCGGCGATCAGGGAGGGCGCGGCGACGAAGAAGCCGGCGCTGTCGCGGGCGCGCGACGTTGTCTCGAATCGTGTGGCCATGTCGAACCCGGGCATGGCGGCACCGGCCTCGCGGAGCAGCTGGCCAGCTTCATCGGCCGTACTGGCTCCCGCGTAGAAGGTCGCAACGAGCGAGTCGGAACGCCGGGAGTGATACTGCGGGTTCACGGTGTTCATCTGGGATTCGAGCCAGGTCAGCTGCCACCGGCGTTCACGCTGCGTCGGAGTGCGAAGAGCCACCGCAACCCATTGGCCGGGACGCATAGAGATGGCGAGGGCCCGGGAGACCGCGGCGGCGTCTGTGCCGGACTGGGTGTCGCGGGAGACGAGAGTGGGCATCCGTTCTGTCCGAAGCCAGGCGACGGATGCTGCATCGTCGAGTTCCGGAAGGGTGTCCACTTCGTCGGCTCGGGCGGCGACTGCGTGAGCGAGATGCAGGGCGGACTGCCGCGCGTTCGGGGACTCCGGGGTGAGCATGTAGTGGGCGAGGCCCGAGTCGACTCGGGTGGTCAGCAGGATCGTTCCCGGGGCGACCGAGGAGGCGAAAACACCGGCGGCGGTGATGAACGTCATCGGGTTCGGGTCGAGGTTTCCGGATCGTGTGAGCTTCCACGCGGTCATCGGTTTCGCTGGTCTGCTCATACTTGTAAGTCATGCGGCGAAGGGGTGCGCGTTCCGGGCGATTGTCGGGTTCCGAGGTCCAGGAATTGAGGCGTCGGTCGGAGCGTCTATGCTCTGGCCATGGCACTCGAGCTCACCGCGGCGATGATGGCCGAATTGGTGACGGAGATGGCTGATGACCCCGCGCCGCGAAGCGGGACGGAAGCATACGAATGGGTCAAGTTCCTGCTGCACGGTGCCGGGCAGACAACGTGCCCGATCTGCCTCACCGAAATCGATCTGGCCCGGAAGTTCCCTCACCCGGCAAGCGTTGAGCTCGACCACATCCTGCCGTCCGCGCGAGGCGGCCGCCACACGGTCGGCAACCTGCAACTCGCGCACAAATACTGCAACGGCAGCAAGTGCGACGAACGCGCCATCGGGTACCCGTCAGTCGAGCAGGCGGCGTTCTTCCTCGGGCGGCGGACACGAGAGGTAGACGAGCCAGGATGGATGGCCCCAGCGCTCGGCCCTGCCGACCCAGCGTCCGGGCCGACGATCGCGCAGCTGAGAGCCGCGTTCAAGCGGGACTTCCCCGACTTCCAACCCTCGTGACCGGCGTCCTCCGAAAGCGTTGAACGGCTACCTACCGCTGGAGCAGAACACGAAGAATCTGCACGGTGAACATTTCGATGAGCGCAAGGATCGGCAGCGACGCGAAAGCACCGGTCGCCATAAGCAGGATCCTTCCTGACCTCACGAACACCCACGTCGCTTCCCGCATGTGCGCAGGCCGGGCCGAGGCGCGAATCGACAGATGCGCCGGCCAGTTGTCGCTGACCCCGCCGGCGACGAGGAGGAGATTCCCGACGATCATGCTGAGGGTGGGGAGGAGCGGATGCCATGCACCTGGAGCGCGCATATCGGAAAGCAGTAGCGAGCGGGACTGCCCCCGGTTTGGTTGACTCTTGACCTGTGGAGATTCGTCTCCGCTGGAAGGATGTCACCATGCCCAAGCCCTACCCGCCCGAGTTCCGCCGCGATGTTGTCGCGGTCGCTCGCAAGCACGAAGCCCCGCTGAACCAGATCGCGAAGGACTTCGGAATTTCGGAGTCGTGTCTGGCGTACTGGCTGAAGAAAGCCGACGTCGAAGAGGGGGTGAAGCCTGGCGTGACGGAGAAGGAGTCGGCTGAGCTGCGGGAGGCGCGGAAACGGATCCGGCTGCTGGAGCAGGAAGCCGAGGTAATGCGCCGCGCCGTCGCCTACCTCTCCCGGGATGTCAACCCAAAATGATGTACCCGCTGGTCCGCGAACTGGCCGTCGACGGAGTCCCCGTCACGGTGACCTGCCGGGTATTGCGCTTCTCCAAACAAGCCTTCTATCAGTGGCTCCGAAACCCCGTCTCGCAACGTGATTGGGACGACGCTCACCTGACCAACGCGGCGTGGGACGCCCACCGGGACGACCCCGCGTTCGGCTACCGGTTCATCAGCGACGAACTCAACCAGGCTGGCCTGAAGGCGGGCGAGAACCGGGTTTGGCGGCTCTGCTCCCAGCAGCGGCTCTGGTCCGTGTTCGCGAAGAAACGCGGCCTGAGGGGCAAAGCCGGCCCGCCCGTGCATGACGACCATGTCCAGCGGAACTTCACCGCGACACGCCCTAACCAGCTGTGGTTGACGGACATCACCGAGCATCGCACCGACGAAGGCAAAATCTACCTCTGCGCGATCAAGGACGTGTGGTCGAACAAGATCGTCGGCTACTCCATCGACTCCCGAATGAAAGCATCCCTGGCGGTCGCTGCGGCCCGCAACGCAATCGGGCAACGCGACATCGCCGGCACGATTCTGCACTCCGACCGCGGCTCTCAATTCCGCTCCAACGCCTTCGTGCGGGTGTTGAAGAACAACGCCATCACCGGGTCGATGGGCCGCGTCGGCGCATGCGGCGACAACGCCGCGATGGAGTCCTTCTTCGCCCTCCTGCAAAAGAACGTCCTCGACCGGCAACGATGGGCCACGAGGGAAGAGCTACGCCTCGCGATCGTGGTCTGGATCGAGCGAACCTACCATCGCAAGCGTCGGCAACGCCGCCTCGGCAAACTCACCCCGATCGAGTTTGAGACAATAAACATGGCCCTCAACGCCGCGTGAAACCACTAACCCACCGAGTCAACTGAACTCGGGGCAGTCCCAGCCGATGTACACCGAGACCAGGGCGACGCCTGTGCCCAGCAGCCGCAGCTGCGCGACGGTCAGCGGCGGCCGAGGTTGCGGTTTCGGATCGGAGGCCAGGTCGTACGCTCGGTCATTCAGCATGTCCGCTCGGCGGGTGGGCTCGGTCGGGTAAATGACGGGCCGGCTGGCAGCCATAACCTCATCGAGCGCACCGCCAGCAGTCGTTTCGGTCACAGGTTGATCAGTCCGGCCCAGAGGATCAGAACCAGTCCGATCAGGGCGGTAGTGACGCCCACCGCCCAGAGGCAGACGAACGCGAGAGTGGAGGTCGCGACGATGAGATCCCGGCGCGGGTGATTGCCGGAAAGGTCCCACGCGCCGTTGCACACCTCGAACCAGAACCAGGATGTGATCCGGGTGACGAATGCGACAGCGCCGGTGACGATCAGAGCGAAAACGACGTTGTTCACCGTGCGGCTGAGCGCTGTTCCGAACATGGCCACAGTCCAGGAAGACAGTGCGACGAACCCGGCAACGGACTGCACCCGGCGTACGGTGTTCTTTGATCGAGATGACCGCAGCATGGCGATGCTCGTGCTCGGATTCCTGTCGCCGGCCGGGGCCTCTGGTGTGTCGTTCATGCCTTCAAGACATGCGGCGCATCCGTGATCGAGCCGGCGCCTCGAGCAGCGCGCGTCGCACGCCGTCGTCGGCTCGGCACACTGCCGCTCGATCAAACCCCAAACGCCAGCAGGGAAAGGGAAAGGACGCGCGCATCTATGTTGCGGCGCAACTGCAACCGCGCACAAAACACGCGTTCCATCTCGAATCATGCCGATTTTCGTCGCCGTTTTTGCGCGAGCCCTGAGATTCGCCCGGAACGCGTTCAGCCCAAAGCGCCCGGTCCACTGCCATAAAGCGACTACGCCCCTTCCCTAATGCCAGCGTCCCTTCTCCGCTCCGTTGCACTCCGAGTCGAACTTTCCGGTTCCCGGAAAGCTGCGGTGCTCCGTCTGAACGCTGGCGCGTCCTTCCGAATCCCGTGCCATCGCCTCACCGGTTCGCCGATGTCACCTCCGTTCCGGAGGCTGGGTGCCGGTCTGCCGTGTGCAGCCCGGGTGCTGGGAAGCCGCTGTGGCGTCTTCTGCGCAGGGCATCGCTCACCGCTGCGCGTTGAACAATGGGAACTGCATCAGCTGCGCTGACAACACACCCCTGCCGGGGGCCTCACGCCGGGGGACTTCGTGACGCAACGCACCTGATGCCCGGCACCGGATCGCCACCCGATTCGCCCGACGTCCCGTCCCCCGCAGGAACAGCCCCGACCCGCACATCTTCAGCAGGCGTGAGGCCCCCGGCAGGGGAGCGTCTGTGGTGTGAACCGGAACGAATCCCGCCCAGCCGGCCGTCCCGTTCTTCGTTACGGAAGAGCAGAGCGCTGCCGAACTTCTGCACCACGCCCAGCCGTCGACAAGCAACCGGAACGCCAACCGCCCCGACAGGCGCACCGGTAAGCGCAGAGACCGATTCGGCAGACGCACCGACGGACGGACCGGGCACCAGGCACAGACAGCACGCCGTCCGAAACCCCACCATGCGAGAGG of Glaciihabitans sp. INWT7 contains these proteins:
- a CDS encoding HNH endonuclease, with the translated sequence MALELTAAMMAELVTEMADDPAPRSGTEAYEWVKFLLHGAGQTTCPICLTEIDLARKFPHPASVELDHILPSARGGRHTVGNLQLAHKYCNGSKCDERAIGYPSVEQAAFFLGRRTREVDEPGWMAPALGPADPASGPTIAQLRAAFKRDFPDFQPS
- a CDS encoding IS3 family transposase (programmed frameshift), yielding MPKPYPPEFRRDVVAVARKHEAPLNQIAKDFGISESCLAYWLKKADVEEGVKPGVTEKESAELREARKRIRLLEQEAEVMRRAVAYLSRDVNPKMMYPLVRELAVDGVPVTVTCRVLRFSKQAFYQWLRNPVSQRDWDDAHLTNAAWDAHRDDPAFGYRFISDELNQAGLKAGENRVWRLCSQQRLWSVFAKKRGLRGKAGPPVHDDHVQRNFTATRPNQLWLTDITEHRTDEGKIYLCAIKDVWSNKIVGYSIDSRMKASLAVAAARNAIGQRDIAGTILHSDRGSQFRSNAFVRVLKNNAITGSMGRVGACGDNAAMESFFALLQKNVLDRQRWATREELRLAIVVWIERTYHRKRRQRRLGKLTPIEFETINMALNAA